A genomic region of Aeropyrum pernix K1 contains the following coding sequences:
- a CDS encoding RidA family protein, giving the protein MSGEVKREVFVETAPKPVGPYSQAVESGCFMFVSGQIPINPETGALEEGGFKESAKRALDNLKAIVEGAGYSMDDIVKVTVYITDISRFSEFNEVYREYFNRPYPARAVVGVAALPLGAPLEVEAVLYTCRRK; this is encoded by the coding sequence TTGTCGGGCGAGGTTAAGAGAGAGGTATTTGTGGAGACGGCTCCAAAGCCTGTGGGACCATACAGCCAGGCTGTCGAGTCGGGCTGTTTCATGTTTGTCTCCGGCCAGATACCGATAAACCCGGAGACCGGTGCTCTAGAAGAGGGCGGTTTTAAAGAGTCCGCAAAGAGGGCTCTCGACAATCTCAAGGCTATAGTTGAGGGGGCCGGGTATAGTATGGACGATATCGTCAAGGTAACGGTATACATAACCGACATTAGCAGGTTCTCCGAGTTTAACGAGGTCTATAGGGAATATTTTAACAGGCCGTATCCAGCTAGAGCTGTAGTGGGGGTCGCGGCTCTTCCCCTCGGCGCCCCTCTCGAGGTTGAAGCGGTGCTGTACACTTGTCGGAGGAAGTAG
- a CDS encoding class I SAM-dependent methyltransferase, whose product MTLGSNPLVPYVPTRPELIPKILELLDLKEDDVFYDLGCGDGRVVIEAVKKTRVKKAVCVETRDDLVKEARKKAEEEGVSDRIEFINNDFFKTPLKDATAVYMYLLTSVNESLKPKLARELRDGTRIVTLDFPIPGWKPVKVETATTGWQRSLYLYVKGVSDRA is encoded by the coding sequence TTGACTCTCGGCTCAAACCCACTAGTCCCCTATGTGCCTACGAGGCCCGAGCTCATACCAAAGATCCTCGAGCTCCTTGATCTGAAGGAGGACGATGTCTTCTACGACCTAGGCTGTGGTGATGGCAGGGTCGTCATAGAGGCTGTTAAGAAGACAAGGGTGAAAAAGGCTGTCTGCGTCGAGACTAGGGACGACCTGGTGAAGGAGGCTAGGAAGAAGGCTGAGGAGGAGGGTGTCTCGGATAGGATTGAGTTCATTAATAACGACTTTTTCAAGACCCCTCTGAAGGATGCTACGGCGGTTTACATGTATCTCCTCACCAGCGTCAACGAGAGCCTCAAGCCGAAGCTTGCGCGCGAGCTACGGGATGGAACGAGGATCGTTACACTAGACTTCCCCATACCCGGGTGGAAGCCGGTTAAGGTTGAGACCGCCACTACGGGGTGGCAGAGGAGCCTATACCTCTATGTTAAGGGTGTCTCCGACAGGGCATAG
- a CDS encoding KaiC domain-containing protein has product MVDRVKTGIPGMDDILYGGIPRRNVVLLSGGPGTGKSIFSYQYLWNGLREGEPGVFVALEEHPVQVRINMAQFGWDVREYERQGLFAVVDAFTSGIGEAAKKERYVVTDPEDVGLLIDVLKEAIRDVGAKRVAVDSVSTLYLAKPVLARRTVMLLKRVLSGLGTTSILVSQVSVTERGFGGPGVEHAADGIIRLDLDEVDGELVRSLIIWKMRGTKHSMRRHPFEITDKGIIVYPDKVVRIGRRVSIE; this is encoded by the coding sequence TTGGTCGACAGAGTCAAGACAGGCATTCCCGGGATGGATGATATCTTGTACGGGGGGATACCCCGTAGGAACGTTGTGCTGCTGAGCGGAGGACCTGGCACCGGGAAGTCTATATTCTCGTACCAGTACCTCTGGAACGGGCTTAGGGAGGGAGAGCCCGGCGTCTTCGTCGCCCTGGAGGAGCACCCGGTCCAGGTCAGGATTAACATGGCGCAGTTCGGATGGGATGTTAGGGAGTATGAGAGGCAGGGCCTCTTCGCCGTTGTCGACGCGTTCACAAGCGGGATAGGAGAGGCTGCTAAGAAGGAGAGGTATGTTGTTACCGACCCCGAGGACGTTGGGCTTCTTATAGATGTCCTGAAGGAGGCTATAAGGGATGTCGGGGCCAAGAGGGTTGCTGTGGACAGCGTCTCAACACTCTACCTCGCTAAACCGGTTCTGGCTAGGAGAACTGTGATGCTCCTGAAGCGGGTGTTGTCCGGTCTAGGCACTACTAGCATACTGGTGAGCCAGGTCTCCGTGACGGAGAGGGGTTTCGGGGGGCCTGGTGTCGAGCACGCTGCCGACGGCATAATCAGGCTCGACCTCGACGAGGTTGACGGGGAGCTTGTGAGAAGCCTTATTATTTGGAAGATGAGGGGGACGAAGCACAGCATGAGGCGCCACCCCTTCGAGATCACTGATAAAGGGATAATAGTTTATCCCGACAAGGTCGTGAGGATCGGCCGCCGGGTATCTATAGAGTAG
- a CDS encoding IMP dehydrogenase, with product MAGNSGHTIDTLLLTFDDVAILPGLSTVEPHDVELSSRVSRSIFVSTPLVSSPMDTVTEWRMAAALARLGAVGVIHRNMPREEQARHVSMVKSVSPSPWSEVPRIRLPDGLENYSLILEELDAGAAVVFGDDGIKGYLVLERPDAQLWLEKARYLSLYLTRIRPFPTIDGEGRLVVGAAVSPFDLDRARLLEKSGADFLVIDVAHLHNRNALSSLSRLVKEVSIDVVAGNLGTREGVLDTLARAEEVAGLRMGISSGSICSTGEVAGAAVPTLTAVMNAVLALEELGLAGRIPIIADGGVRNAGDAAKAIIAGASAVMGGRLFAGADESPGPRIRVGDKLYKPYRGMASRGAMERRFAVDRYSRQAKAVEEGVEGLVPYTGPVVKTLYELAEGLKAALGYAGAQDVTSAWKAKLARVTPTGSREIRPHDILLG from the coding sequence TTGGCAGGGAATTCTGGCCACACTATCGACACTCTGCTCCTCACCTTCGACGACGTAGCCATACTACCCGGTCTGAGCACAGTGGAGCCTCACGACGTGGAGCTCTCCAGCAGGGTGAGTAGGAGCATATTCGTGAGCACACCCCTCGTCTCCAGCCCTATGGATACCGTGACGGAGTGGAGAATGGCCGCCGCCCTTGCGAGGCTTGGAGCCGTGGGGGTAATACACAGGAACATGCCGCGGGAGGAGCAGGCAAGGCATGTAAGCATGGTTAAGAGCGTTTCTCCATCGCCTTGGAGCGAGGTGCCCAGGATTAGGCTGCCAGACGGGCTGGAGAACTACTCCCTGATCCTGGAGGAGCTTGACGCTGGAGCAGCCGTAGTTTTCGGCGACGACGGTATAAAGGGGTATCTAGTACTCGAAAGGCCCGACGCCCAGCTGTGGCTAGAGAAGGCGAGGTATCTCAGCCTCTACCTGACGAGGATTAGGCCCTTCCCCACGATAGATGGTGAGGGAAGGCTCGTGGTGGGAGCCGCTGTCAGCCCCTTCGACCTTGACAGGGCGAGGCTTCTTGAAAAGAGTGGCGCGGACTTTCTAGTCATCGATGTGGCCCACCTCCACAACAGAAACGCTCTCTCAAGCCTTTCCAGGCTCGTGAAGGAGGTGTCCATCGATGTCGTCGCCGGGAATCTAGGCACCAGGGAAGGGGTTCTGGACACTCTAGCCAGGGCCGAGGAGGTGGCTGGCCTGAGGATGGGTATATCCAGCGGCAGTATATGCAGCACAGGCGAGGTTGCTGGCGCTGCAGTACCTACCCTGACTGCGGTTATGAACGCGGTCTTAGCCCTAGAGGAACTGGGCCTCGCCGGGAGGATACCCATAATCGCTGACGGGGGGGTGAGGAATGCTGGCGACGCCGCGAAGGCGATAATAGCGGGGGCCTCTGCCGTCATGGGGGGCAGGCTCTTCGCGGGAGCCGACGAGAGCCCGGGCCCCAGGATAAGGGTTGGCGACAAGCTTTACAAGCCCTACCGCGGCATGGCGAGTAGAGGGGCTATGGAGAGGAGGTTCGCCGTAGACCGTTACTCGAGGCAGGCAAAGGCGGTTGAGGAGGGTGTGGAGGGGCTAGTGCCTTACACAGGCCCAGTTGTCAAGACGCTCTACGAGCTGGCGGAGGGGCTGAAGGCGGCGCTCGGCTATGCAGGTGCCCAGGACGTGACCTCGGCCTGGAAGGCCAAGCTAGCCAGGGTCACGCCGACGGGCTCCAGGGAGATTAGGCCTCACGACATACTCCTAGGGTGA
- a CDS encoding PPC domain-containing DNA-binding protein, with the protein MARRLPSSPGRVYAVKIDEGEDVHSVLSSLAEAEDLGFAMVTGIGGMAEATVAFYSPPEATYYTVDVKPPEGRVIEVAAMTGNIVKTSQGYSVHIHVALGVSPGKSISGHLVKGVVKPFMEVFVVELVSGQGTPGTSVFDHREGFKASYKRLE; encoded by the coding sequence GTGGCTCGAAGGCTCCCCTCATCCCCTGGTAGGGTCTATGCGGTTAAGATCGATGAGGGCGAGGACGTCCACAGCGTCCTATCCAGCCTGGCGGAGGCTGAGGACCTGGGCTTCGCTATGGTAACAGGTATTGGGGGTATGGCGGAGGCGACTGTCGCCTTCTACAGCCCTCCCGAGGCTACGTACTATACTGTAGACGTTAAACCTCCCGAGGGGAGGGTGATTGAGGTTGCAGCCATGACCGGGAACATAGTCAAGACATCGCAGGGGTACAGCGTTCACATCCACGTGGCCCTAGGCGTCTCCCCGGGGAAGAGCATATCCGGCCATCTCGTTAAAGGTGTCGTCAAGCCTTTCATGGAGGTTTTCGTTGTAGAGCTTGTTTCTGGACAGGGCACCCCAGGCACAAGCGTGTTCGACCATAGAGAGGGGTTCAAAGCCTCGTACAAGAGGCTCGAGTAG
- a CDS encoding CBS domain-containing protein, whose translation MGLNDKVSLYASAPAITFEPSTSLGDAVSALLVLHKHRILVGRGVAVTGVVEPGDIPSLFERLGAGLWDTPLSLVAKARPPVVGGDTPVGEAAELMVRTGLSTLLVDLGGVTGVFTSWDVLQAIEPGELLTPVSEAAEGLHPRVSPDEPVEAGLEAMASFGRAIALVGVESPWGFLEPLSALKAAVEGARAGDAAEPIDVFTHCEGALSEVVAAMVDAATRVAVVHSGWKPLASLDEGDIVRAAAWSWRSQRSTG comes from the coding sequence TTGGGCCTCAATGATAAGGTTTCTCTCTACGCATCTGCCCCCGCCATAACCTTCGAGCCCTCCACAAGCCTGGGAGATGCAGTGTCCGCCTTGCTTGTGCTGCATAAACACAGGATACTAGTAGGGAGGGGGGTGGCGGTCACAGGGGTTGTAGAGCCGGGTGACATACCGTCTCTTTTCGAGAGGCTCGGGGCTGGGCTGTGGGACACTCCCCTCTCATTAGTAGCCAAGGCTAGGCCCCCAGTAGTAGGGGGGGATACTCCTGTGGGAGAGGCGGCGGAGCTGATGGTCAGGACCGGCCTATCCACTCTACTAGTGGACTTAGGTGGTGTTACCGGCGTGTTCACAAGTTGGGATGTTCTCCAGGCTATAGAGCCTGGGGAGCTTCTTACACCGGTCTCAGAGGCGGCGGAAGGTCTCCACCCCCGCGTGTCTCCCGACGAGCCTGTTGAGGCTGGTCTAGAGGCCATGGCCTCCTTCGGGAGGGCTATAGCTCTAGTGGGTGTTGAGAGCCCGTGGGGCTTCCTGGAGCCTTTGTCAGCCCTTAAGGCCGCAGTTGAGGGTGCTCGAGCCGGAGATGCCGCCGAGCCTATAGACGTTTTCACCCACTGCGAGGGGGCCCTGTCAGAGGTTGTGGCCGCTATGGTCGACGCGGCCACGAGGGTCGCAGTAGTCCACTCGGGGTGGAAGCCTCTGGCTTCGCTGGACGAGGGTGATATAGTAAGGGCTGCCGCGTGGAGTTGGAGGAGCCAGCGCAGCACTGGATAG
- a CDS encoding NTP transferase domain-containing protein: MVVDAGLVLAAGFSRRFRGLLGVHKVAAGVRGYPLLCYPVTSLALAGVDRVFVVASQFNLNVVELVLGHCPFRVSGVLISSLSTLGNGFSLVEGLREAGLRGSRCLAVSMADHVYPPSIARRLIEAGCNTLGVDSRPRYIEVGEATHVSLEPGAGVRLGKDVEGCCVDIGIHTIEAGIASIGCIDLPPRGEASVSQLITCAARKGYTFKLVDVDGGPWMEVDSPEDLERLLQGDGLEVLEAVRSEWGF; encoded by the coding sequence ATGGTGGTTGACGCTGGCCTAGTGTTGGCGGCCGGCTTCTCAAGGAGGTTCAGAGGCCTCCTGGGGGTCCATAAGGTTGCAGCCGGTGTGAGGGGCTACCCGCTGCTGTGCTACCCGGTGACAAGCCTAGCCCTGGCTGGCGTGGACAGGGTCTTCGTCGTAGCGTCGCAATTCAACCTTAACGTGGTAGAGCTTGTCCTCGGCCACTGCCCATTCCGAGTTTCTGGCGTGCTAATATCGAGCCTCTCCACACTCGGCAACGGTTTCAGCCTTGTAGAGGGCCTCAGGGAGGCTGGCCTGAGAGGGTCCAGATGCCTGGCGGTGTCCATGGCCGATCACGTGTACCCTCCCAGCATAGCTAGGAGGCTGATTGAGGCTGGATGTAACACGCTCGGAGTAGACTCCAGGCCTAGGTATATAGAGGTGGGAGAGGCGACGCACGTTTCCCTAGAACCGGGGGCTGGCGTGAGGCTTGGAAAGGATGTTGAGGGATGTTGTGTCGACATAGGCATACACACGATAGAGGCGGGTATAGCCTCGATAGGCTGCATAGACCTTCCCCCCCGTGGTGAGGCCAGCGTGTCCCAGCTCATCACCTGCGCTGCCAGAAAGGGGTACACGTTCAAGCTTGTAGACGTGGACGGGGGCCCTTGGATGGAGGTCGACTCTCCCGAGGACCTAGAGAGGCTCCTGCAGGGTGACGGTCTGGAGGTCCTGGAGGCTGTTAGGAGTGAGTGGGGATTCTAA
- a CDS encoding CDP-alcohol phosphatidyltransferase family protein, producing MSGDSKPTDGPVSRFLNRRIASAIASAIIALNLPLTPNMLSLISFLTAAAAALFIAGGQLLVGGLLVQLSSVLDGVDGIVARRLRAASKAGGFLDTMLDRYADTVIYLALAYAAVATHGLETWAVLTAVLAVSGDIMVSYLHTRGERDAGVHPSLVGPLDSLASRDVRLLIVAVITAAGRPLEAMAAVALLSHAYVAVKSIYLFSLLKSKGV from the coding sequence GTGAGTGGGGATTCTAAACCCACGGACGGCCCTGTCTCTAGATTTTTGAACAGGAGGATAGCCTCGGCTATAGCCTCCGCCATCATCGCCCTCAACTTGCCCCTCACCCCTAACATGCTCTCGCTAATATCGTTCCTGACGGCCGCCGCCGCTGCCCTGTTTATAGCGGGTGGCCAGCTCCTCGTAGGCGGCCTTCTAGTCCAGCTTTCATCGGTGCTGGACGGCGTCGACGGTATAGTTGCGAGGAGGCTGAGGGCCGCCTCCAAGGCAGGAGGCTTCCTGGACACAATGCTAGACAGGTACGCGGACACCGTCATATACCTGGCACTGGCATACGCAGCCGTCGCAACCCATGGTCTCGAAACGTGGGCTGTCCTCACAGCTGTGCTGGCAGTGTCGGGGGACATCATGGTAAGCTATCTCCACACCCGGGGCGAGAGAGACGCCGGTGTCCACCCATCCCTCGTCGGCCCCTTAGACTCCCTTGCCTCCAGGGATGTGAGGCTCCTCATAGTAGCAGTTATCACCGCGGCCGGAAGGCCTCTGGAGGCGATGGCGGCGGTGGCGCTTCTCTCACACGCCTACGTTGCCGTAAAGTCGATCTACCTGTTCTCCCTCCTCAAATCCAAGGGTGTCTAG
- a CDS encoding inositol-3-phosphate synthase, translating into MVRIVVLGQGLVATHLAVGLERIKSGELEPVGVPLERFEYEIPVKSLEIVGSFDVDPGKVGRTIYQVAKDMLGSQLPVPQSLEAVRVERGIHAGSVKGLIPGARGLDEDLGMEEAVEIVADRLQHLRPDVVINVITTERAEPFETLESVRDRVRRGLVSASQAYALAVLRYAEREARRVALVNAIPAPLANDPVLVSMFEEAGSLLLGDDGATGATPLTADLLEHLAERNRRVLSIAQFNIGGNLDFLALTLPEKNIMKEKTKSSVVKDILGYDVPHYIKPTGFLEPLGDKKFVSMHIAWKTFNGLEDELVVNMRINDSPALAGLLVDLARISYSLLERGYKGTVYEVNAFFMKNPGPREAPNIARITAFQNMVKLLQGLGALSTGLPGRRA; encoded by the coding sequence GTGGTGCGTATAGTAGTCTTGGGGCAGGGTCTAGTTGCCACACACCTCGCAGTCGGCCTCGAGAGGATCAAATCCGGGGAACTCGAGCCTGTCGGTGTCCCCCTCGAGAGGTTCGAGTATGAGATACCTGTGAAGAGTCTTGAGATAGTCGGGTCTTTCGACGTAGACCCCGGGAAGGTGGGCAGAACTATATACCAGGTTGCCAAGGATATGCTGGGGAGCCAGCTGCCGGTGCCCCAGAGCCTTGAGGCGGTTAGGGTTGAGCGGGGTATACATGCTGGTAGCGTTAAGGGGCTAATCCCTGGTGCCCGTGGCCTGGATGAGGACCTGGGTATGGAGGAGGCTGTGGAGATTGTTGCTGACAGGCTTCAGCATTTAAGGCCGGACGTCGTTATCAACGTGATAACCACTGAGAGAGCAGAGCCCTTCGAGACGCTCGAGAGCGTTCGCGACAGGGTCAGGAGGGGGCTAGTTAGCGCGAGCCAGGCTTACGCCCTAGCTGTACTCAGGTATGCGGAGAGGGAGGCTAGGAGGGTTGCGCTGGTCAACGCCATACCAGCGCCTCTAGCTAACGATCCAGTACTAGTCTCGATGTTTGAAGAAGCCGGAAGCCTCCTTCTAGGCGACGATGGGGCGACGGGAGCAACCCCCCTTACGGCGGACCTGCTTGAGCATCTAGCAGAGAGGAATAGGAGGGTGCTTTCGATAGCCCAGTTCAACATCGGCGGCAACCTCGACTTCCTCGCTCTCACCCTTCCAGAGAAGAATATTATGAAGGAGAAGACTAAGAGTAGCGTCGTTAAGGACATACTGGGCTACGACGTCCCCCACTACATAAAGCCCACGGGCTTCCTGGAGCCCCTCGGCGATAAGAAGTTCGTTTCAATGCATATCGCGTGGAAGACTTTCAACGGCCTTGAGGACGAGCTCGTTGTGAACATGAGGATCAACGATAGCCCGGCTCTCGCTGGCCTCCTCGTCGACCTGGCGAGGATAAGCTATAGCCTGCTGGAGAGAGGGTACAAGGGTACTGTGTACGAGGTCAACGCGTTCTTTATGAAGAATCCGGGCCCAAGGGAGGCTCCAAACATAGCTAGGATTACGGCCTTCCAGAACATGGTGAAGCTCCTGCAGGGTCTAGGAGCCCTGAGTACCGGCTTGCCTGGGAGAAGGGCTTAG
- a CDS encoding secondary thiamine-phosphate synthase enzyme YjbQ: METGSFTVKTERRLQVLDVTGKVEEWLSTVGGVNGLLVVYVPHTTAAVAVNEAEPRLMEDIVEFIRELTKPGGPWKHNLVDVNAHAHLGNTIIGDSRVIPVVGGRLSLGTWQRILFVEMDGPRERTVNLLYLGE, translated from the coding sequence GTGGAGACTGGATCTTTCACAGTAAAGACTGAGAGGAGGCTCCAGGTCCTCGATGTTACTGGCAAGGTAGAGGAGTGGCTTTCGACGGTCGGCGGTGTGAACGGCCTGCTGGTTGTGTACGTCCCACACACAACCGCGGCTGTGGCTGTCAACGAGGCCGAGCCCAGGCTTATGGAGGACATAGTGGAGTTCATTAGGGAGCTAACGAAGCCCGGGGGCCCCTGGAAGCATAACCTTGTGGACGTCAACGCCCACGCACACCTGGGCAACACAATCATAGGGGACAGCAGGGTCATACCGGTTGTCGGGGGAAGGCTGTCCCTAGGAACCTGGCAGAGGATACTGTTCGTGGAGATGGACGGGCCCAGGGAGAGAACAGTTAACCTGCTCTATCTCGGGGAGTAG
- a CDS encoding replication factor C small subunit translates to MLWVEKYRPRSLDDIVDQKHVVERLKQFVKQRNMPHLLFAGPPGTGKTTAAHALAHDLFGENYRQYMLELNASDERGINVIREKVKEFARSRTPPEIPFKIVLLDEADNMTSDAQQALRRLMELYSSVTRFILIANYPSKIIDPIQSRCAFFRFQPLSKQDVIERLRYIAENEGVDYEEEALDAIYEISEGDMRKAINVLQAASYLGKVTVDAVYRVVGMAKPREVREMLATALKGDFTAARSLLRKIMIEYGMSGEDVARQIHRELFSTELKMPEELRVLAADYLGEVHYRLVEGSDDDIQLSAFLAWLTMMSRKLEV, encoded by the coding sequence ATGCTCTGGGTGGAGAAGTACAGGCCCAGGAGCCTGGATGATATCGTCGACCAGAAGCATGTGGTCGAGAGGTTGAAACAGTTTGTAAAGCAGAGGAACATGCCACACCTCCTATTCGCAGGGCCCCCGGGCACGGGTAAGACGACTGCTGCCCATGCACTAGCCCACGATCTCTTCGGCGAGAATTACAGGCAGTATATGCTAGAGCTGAATGCTAGCGACGAGAGGGGTATCAATGTTATCAGGGAGAAGGTTAAGGAGTTTGCCCGTAGCAGGACGCCCCCGGAGATTCCCTTCAAGATCGTGCTACTAGACGAGGCTGACAACATGACGAGCGACGCCCAGCAGGCTCTCAGGAGGCTTATGGAGCTTTACAGCAGTGTCACAAGGTTTATACTGATAGCAAACTATCCCAGCAAGATTATAGACCCGATACAGAGCAGGTGCGCATTCTTCAGGTTCCAGCCCCTATCCAAGCAGGACGTTATCGAGAGGCTGAGGTATATAGCCGAGAACGAGGGTGTAGATTACGAGGAGGAGGCTCTGGACGCCATATACGAGATAAGCGAGGGCGACATGAGGAAGGCCATTAACGTCCTCCAAGCCGCCAGCTACCTCGGCAAGGTGACCGTCGACGCGGTGTACAGGGTAGTGGGTATGGCGAAGCCCAGAGAGGTTAGGGAGATGCTCGCCACCGCCCTGAAAGGCGACTTCACCGCGGCCAGAAGCCTCCTCCGGAAGATAATGATAGAGTATGGAATGAGCGGCGAGGATGTTGCCCGGCAGATACACAGGGAGCTATTCTCCACAGAGCTTAAGATGCCCGAGGAGCTTAGGGTTCTCGCAGCAGACTATCTGGGGGAGGTCCACTACAGGCTTGTGGAGGGTAGCGACGACGATATACAGCTCTCCGCCTTCCTCGCGTGGCTGACAATGATGTCGAGAAAACTGGAGGTATAG
- a CDS encoding replication factor C large subunit, with protein MPIVARSSRVPWVIKYRPKRVEDVVNQDQAKKILVPWFKAWLEGRKPDKRAALLYGPPGVGKTSLVEAIASEFNLEMIELNASDYRRRSDIERIVGAASRKRSMFKRGVVILLDEVDGINPREDAGGIEALLSVIKTTENPIVMTANDPWKDFLRPLREVSLMVEFRPLTLTHIVAVLQRICEAERIECEREALRYIAERSEGDLRSAINDLQAVAEGYGRVTLTLAREIVRGREKSIDIWRTLNQVFYKPRQAWMARKAVSQSEKDYEELIAWINDNIPRKYGEPSDLFRAFDALARATVFLGRAKFGGNWELLSYVFDLMGPGVAYARMEGEVLKTRYSYPEKIRMMAQLRGVRETREKLAEVLAKRLLMSRRAVKTEVLPILHYIFRSSRDPTKPAMIALEYGLTEKMVELLAGQRKSEILKAMATVKKARLGEKPLEPQEAKARRRGEKASRDEGRKAGKRERKGVGLDFFLGEQ; from the coding sequence TTGCCGATAGTAGCCCGCTCGAGCCGCGTCCCCTGGGTTATTAAATACAGGCCCAAGCGCGTCGAAGATGTCGTTAACCAGGACCAGGCCAAGAAGATTCTAGTACCCTGGTTCAAGGCATGGCTAGAGGGCAGGAAGCCGGATAAAAGGGCGGCCCTCCTCTACGGCCCGCCAGGCGTTGGTAAGACGAGCCTCGTGGAGGCTATAGCGAGCGAGTTCAACCTGGAGATGATAGAGCTAAACGCCAGCGACTACAGAAGGAGGAGCGATATAGAGCGTATAGTCGGGGCCGCGTCCCGGAAGAGGAGCATGTTCAAGAGGGGCGTGGTAATACTGCTCGACGAGGTTGACGGGATAAACCCGAGAGAGGACGCGGGCGGTATAGAGGCTCTCCTCTCCGTCATAAAGACCACCGAGAACCCTATAGTCATGACCGCCAACGATCCGTGGAAAGACTTCCTCAGACCCCTCAGGGAAGTCAGCCTAATGGTGGAGTTTAGGCCTCTAACCCTGACCCACATAGTCGCGGTGCTCCAGAGGATCTGTGAGGCTGAGAGGATAGAGTGCGAGAGAGAGGCCCTACGCTACATCGCTGAGAGGAGTGAGGGCGACCTCAGGTCCGCGATAAACGACCTACAGGCAGTGGCCGAGGGCTATGGCAGAGTCACTCTAACCCTGGCCCGTGAGATAGTGAGGGGTAGGGAGAAGAGCATAGACATCTGGAGGACGCTGAACCAGGTGTTCTACAAGCCGAGGCAGGCGTGGATGGCGAGGAAGGCGGTTAGCCAGAGTGAGAAAGACTATGAGGAGCTGATAGCATGGATAAACGACAACATACCCAGGAAGTACGGGGAGCCCTCTGACCTGTTCAGAGCCTTCGACGCCCTGGCGAGGGCGACAGTCTTCCTGGGCAGAGCCAAGTTCGGGGGCAACTGGGAGCTGCTTTCGTATGTTTTCGACCTGATGGGCCCTGGGGTCGCCTACGCTAGGATGGAGGGGGAGGTCCTCAAGACTAGGTACTCCTACCCGGAGAAGATCAGGATGATGGCTCAGCTAAGGGGGGTTAGGGAGACTAGGGAGAAGCTGGCCGAGGTCCTGGCTAAAAGACTCCTTATGAGCAGGAGAGCTGTTAAAACAGAGGTGCTACCCATACTCCACTACATCTTCCGGAGCTCCAGAGACCCTACTAAGCCTGCCATGATAGCCCTTGAGTACGGGCTAACGGAGAAGATGGTCGAGCTTCTGGCGGGCCAGCGTAAAAGCGAGATTCTAAAGGCAATGGCCACCGTAAAGAAGGCGAGGCTAGGCGAGAAGCCCCTAGAACCCCAGGAAGCGAAAGCCAGGAGGAGAGGGGAGAAGGCTAGTAGAGATGAGGGTAGGAAGGCGGGGAAAAGGGAGAGAAAGGGCGTAGGCCTGGACTTCTTCCTAGGTGAGCAATAA
- the pgsA gene encoding archaetidylinositol phosphate synthase, protein MGVFNRLRSFYEARIAPTVASFLSRISPDPNIYTLASPVAAAAALPAWLYISPVASLLLIALSLLLDAVDGAVARFTGRVSPLGSFLDSSLDRISDSLYHATLYIAGVHPLIVIAMLSGGLIVPYLRAKGESLGLEVRGRGLMERGERSIAILAILAISIYNLQTALALASAAAVLVWITVIQRMVYIAGELRR, encoded by the coding sequence TTGGGCGTTTTCAACAGGCTAAGGAGCTTCTACGAGGCTCGAATAGCCCCAACAGTAGCCTCATTCCTATCGAGGATCTCGCCGGACCCAAACATCTACACACTGGCGAGCCCTGTCGCCGCCGCCGCCGCCCTGCCAGCGTGGCTCTACATATCCCCCGTGGCCAGCCTCCTCCTTATCGCCCTCTCCCTGCTACTGGACGCTGTAGACGGGGCTGTGGCCAGGTTTACAGGCAGAGTCTCACCGCTGGGCTCGTTCCTCGACTCCAGCCTGGACAGGATCTCAGACTCACTATACCATGCCACCCTATACATAGCAGGGGTCCACCCCCTCATAGTCATTGCTATGCTCTCCGGGGGCCTGATAGTGCCTTATCTCCGGGCTAAGGGCGAGAGCCTCGGACTAGAGGTTAGAGGTAGGGGTCTCATGGAGAGGGGTGAGAGATCCATCGCCATACTAGCTATACTTGCCATATCCATATACAACCTCCAGACGGCCCTGGCTCTCGCCTCAGCGGCTGCCGTGCTAGTGTGGATAACGGTCATCCAGAGGATGGTCTACATAGCGGGTGAGCTGAGAAGATGA